A genomic stretch from Caloranaerobacter sp. TR13 includes:
- the ptsP gene encoding phosphoenolpyruvate--protein phosphotransferase, with product MKGIAASPGIAIGKVLIKRDSQIKIEKKNIDNIEDEIKRLNKAREMSKTQIRTIYKHTLENIGQKEAKIFEAHMMILDDPEYFGQVEEKIKTEKINAEQALKQVTDTFIEIFQNMDNEYMKERALDIKDVSNRVIRELLGVETTDLSKLEEEVIIISEDLTPSDTAQMDKEKVLGFITEIGGKTSHSAIMARTLELPAVVGVEGIIKSVKNRDVVILDGEEGIVIINPDEETLKKYKDKKEKYQKYKNKLKKLKGRESITKDGFKVELVANIGTPKDIEGVIRNDAEGVGLYRTEFLYMDRKSLPTEEEQFNAYKEVAEKLEGKPVVIRTLDIGGDKDLPYLELPKEMNPFLGYRAIRLCLDRIEIFKTQLRALLRASIYGNIKIMFPMISSIEELRQAKQILEEVKEELRRENINFSEGIEVGMMIEIPSAAIMSDIFAKEVDFFSIGTNDLIQYITAVDRGNRKISYLYSQYHPALLRLIKQVIDNGHKEGIWVGMCGEVAGDPKLIPILIGMGLDEFSMSPISILRARWIITNIEQKEMKKFLQHILNLPTAEEVEKFINENINIE from the coding sequence ATGAAAGGGATAGCAGCTTCACCAGGAATAGCCATAGGTAAAGTTTTAATTAAAAGAGATTCTCAAATAAAAATAGAAAAAAAGAATATAGACAATATAGAAGATGAAATAAAAAGACTAAATAAAGCAAGAGAAATGAGTAAAACACAAATACGAACAATATACAAACACACACTAGAAAACATAGGACAGAAAGAAGCAAAAATATTTGAAGCACATATGATGATATTAGATGATCCCGAATACTTTGGACAAGTAGAAGAAAAAATAAAAACAGAAAAAATAAACGCAGAACAAGCACTAAAACAAGTAACAGATACATTTATAGAAATATTTCAAAACATGGACAACGAATACATGAAAGAAAGAGCTTTAGACATAAAAGATGTATCAAATAGAGTAATAAGAGAATTGCTAGGGGTAGAAACAACAGATTTATCAAAACTAGAAGAAGAAGTAATAATAATATCCGAGGACTTAACACCATCAGATACAGCACAAATGGATAAAGAAAAGGTGCTTGGATTCATTACAGAAATAGGCGGCAAAACATCACATTCAGCAATAATGGCAAGAACATTAGAGCTGCCAGCAGTAGTAGGAGTAGAAGGAATAATCAAAAGCGTTAAAAATAGAGACGTAGTAATACTAGATGGAGAAGAAGGAATAGTAATAATAAATCCAGACGAAGAAACATTAAAAAAATACAAAGACAAAAAAGAAAAATATCAAAAATACAAAAATAAACTTAAAAAGCTAAAAGGAAGAGAAAGTATAACAAAAGACGGATTTAAAGTAGAACTAGTAGCAAATATAGGAACACCAAAAGATATAGAAGGAGTAATTAGAAACGATGCAGAAGGAGTAGGACTATATAGAACAGAATTTTTATACATGGATAGAAAAAGTTTACCAACAGAAGAAGAACAATTTAATGCATACAAGGAAGTAGCAGAAAAGCTAGAAGGAAAACCAGTAGTAATAAGGACATTAGATATAGGAGGAGACAAAGACCTACCATATCTAGAACTACCAAAAGAAATGAATCCATTCTTGGGATACAGAGCTATAAGACTTTGCCTAGATAGAATAGAAATTTTCAAAACTCAGCTTAGAGCATTACTAAGAGCAAGCATTTATGGAAATATAAAAATAATGTTCCCAATGATATCAAGCATAGAAGAACTAAGACAAGCAAAGCAAATACTAGAAGAAGTAAAAGAAGAGCTTAGAAGAGAAAACATAAATTTTAGCGAAGGAATAGAAGTAGGAATGATGATAGAAATACCATCAGCGGCAATAATGTCAGATATATTTGCAAAAGAAGTAGACTTTTTTAGTATAGGGACAAATGATTTAATTCAATACATAACAGCAGTAGACAGAGGAAACAGAAAAATATCATATCTATACAGCCAATACCATCCAGCACTATTAAGGCTAATAAAACAGGTAATAGACAATGGACATAAAGAAGGAATATGGGTAGGTATGTGTGGAGAAGTAGCAGGAGACCCAAAACTAATACCAATACTTATAGGTATGGGACTAGATGAATTCAGCATGAGCCCTATATCAATACTAAGAGCAAGATGGATAATAACAAATATAGAACAAAAAGAAATGAAAAAATTTTTGCAGCACATATTAAACCTACCAACAGCAGAAGAAGTAGAAAAGTTTATAAATGAGAACATCAATATAGAATAA
- a CDS encoding DeoR/GlpR family DNA-binding transcription regulator produces MFAEERKIRIAEMINRGESVKVSQLAKMFGVSESTIRRDLNELDSSGIIVRTHGGAVRPDINKFEASFLQKQDEHSREKELIGKLAASIIKDGDTIILDSGTTTQYIARFITAKDVTVITNSIPLSYELSNRDDIEVITTGGVIRPTTKATVGPITERTIREFRVDKVFIGANGISLTSGITTPKLSEANVKRVMMSVANKVYIVADESKFDKVFFSVICDIKDVDYIITNKKLSEDQMKSYEKLGVEIITDIKRGK; encoded by the coding sequence ATGTTTGCAGAAGAAAGAAAAATCAGAATTGCTGAAATGATTAATCGGGGAGAAAGTGTTAAAGTATCTCAGTTAGCTAAAATGTTTGGTGTATCTGAATCCACAATAAGAAGGGATTTAAATGAGTTAGATAGTTCAGGTATTATAGTAAGAACTCACGGAGGAGCTGTAAGGCCTGATATAAATAAGTTTGAAGCTTCATTTCTTCAAAAGCAGGATGAGCATTCAAGAGAGAAAGAGTTGATAGGCAAATTAGCAGCAAGCATCATAAAAGATGGAGATACAATTATTTTAGATTCAGGGACTACAACGCAATATATTGCTAGATTTATTACTGCTAAAGATGTTACAGTAATAACTAATTCGATTCCTTTAAGTTATGAATTGTCAAATAGAGATGATATTGAAGTAATAACAACTGGCGGAGTGATAAGGCCAACTACAAAGGCTACTGTTGGACCTATTACCGAAAGAACTATAAGAGAATTTAGAGTAGACAAGGTATTTATTGGAGCCAATGGGATCTCTTTAACTTCAGGAATTACAACTCCTAAACTTAGTGAAGCAAATGTTAAAAGAGTGATGATGAGTGTTGCAAATAAGGTATATATAGTTGCTGATGAGTCTAAATTTGATAAAGTTTTCTTTTCGGTTATTTGTGATATTAAAGATGTAGACTATATTATAACTAATAAAAAACTTTCAGAAGATCAAATGAAAAGTTATGAAAAGCTGGGAGTTGAGATAATTACAGACATTAAAAGGGGGAAATAA
- a CDS encoding HPr family phosphocarrier protein: MQKIEVALKNETGLHARPASIFVKEASKYMSDIKIIKDAKEYNAKSIIGILSIGAGKGDKLTIISEGEDEKEAVEALKALIESSFGE; encoded by the coding sequence ATGCAAAAGATAGAAGTAGCACTAAAGAATGAAACAGGATTACATGCAAGACCAGCAAGTATATTTGTAAAAGAAGCATCAAAATATATGTCAGATATAAAAATTATAAAAGATGCTAAAGAATACAACGCTAAAAGCATAATTGGTATATTAAGCATTGGAGCAGGAAAAGGAGATAAATTAACAATAATATCAGAAGGAGAAGATGAAAAAGAAGCAGTAGAAGCACTTAAAGCGCTAATAGAAAGCAGCTTCGGAGAATAG
- the pfkB gene encoding 1-phosphofructokinase has product MIYTVTLNPAIDKTIVLEKLKIGSVNRTIFSRTDVGGKGINVSKVLKILGCKSTATGILGNKNADMFIEYLHNLDIETKFHIIEGESRTNIKIVEKNNNMCTDINDKGLKVQQDEINKFITSLLASVTDGDIVVLCGSLPVGVNPDIYKEIILQLNERKVKTILDADDKPLVEGIEGAPHIVKPNISELKKIANVSEENTHSIIESGRKLIEKGIEKVLISLGSKGSYYITSEVCLYAFPIEVDIKSTVGAGDSLVAGLAYSLENNLNEYETLKLATASATAKIMTEGTKEPNYNLIQELLDKVKIIEC; this is encoded by the coding sequence GTGATATATACTGTTACCCTAAATCCTGCAATAGATAAGACTATTGTGCTTGAAAAACTAAAAATAGGTAGTGTAAATAGAACTATTTTTTCAAGAACAGATGTAGGTGGAAAGGGAATTAATGTATCAAAAGTTTTAAAAATACTAGGTTGTAAAAGTACAGCTACAGGTATTTTAGGAAATAAGAATGCAGATATGTTTATTGAGTATCTACACAATCTGGACATTGAAACAAAATTTCATATTATCGAAGGAGAATCTAGAACAAATATTAAGATAGTTGAAAAAAATAACAATATGTGTACAGATATTAATGATAAAGGTTTAAAAGTACAGCAAGATGAGATAAACAAATTTATAACTAGCCTACTAGCTAGTGTTACTGATGGAGATATTGTTGTATTATGTGGCAGTCTACCAGTAGGTGTAAATCCTGATATATATAAGGAAATTATATTACAATTAAATGAAAGAAAAGTAAAAACAATATTAGATGCAGATGACAAACCATTAGTAGAGGGGATCGAAGGGGCTCCTCATATCGTGAAACCCAATATATCGGAATTAAAAAAGATAGCTAATGTAAGTGAAGAAAATACCCATTCTATCATTGAAAGTGGAAGAAAGCTTATTGAAAAAGGTATTGAAAAAGTATTGATTTCTTTAGGTAGCAAAGGCTCTTATTATATTACATCGGAAGTATGTTTATACGCATTTCCTATTGAGGTAGATATAAAGAGTACAGTGGGTGCTGGAGATTCTTTGGTAGCTGGTTTAGCATATTCATTAGAAAATAATTTAAATGAATATGAAACTTTAAAATTAGCAACAGCAAGTGCTACAGCAAAGATAATGACAGAGGGGACAAAGGAACCAAATTATAATTTAATACAAGAATTATTGGATAAAGTAAAAATTATTGAATGTTGA
- a CDS encoding PTS sugar transporter subunit IIA codes for MNKIINSKLVRLDINGTNKKEIIVELAKLIEQEGRLNSIDEYVEEVLKREELSTTGIGFGVAIPHGKTNAVKVPTVAFGRSKNGVEWQSLDDNPVHMIFLLAVPEEEASNAHLKLLAALSRKLMDESFRQELLTIDSEEKLIELLETIFTN; via the coding sequence ATGAATAAAATTATAAACAGTAAACTTGTTAGACTAGACATAAATGGAACTAACAAAAAAGAAATAATAGTTGAATTAGCAAAGCTAATTGAGCAAGAAGGAAGATTAAATAGTATTGATGAGTATGTAGAAGAAGTTTTAAAAAGGGAAGAGCTTTCTACTACTGGAATTGGGTTTGGAGTAGCTATACCACATGGTAAAACTAATGCAGTAAAAGTACCTACAGTTGCGTTTGGAAGATCAAAAAATGGAGTTGAATGGCAGTCTTTAGATGATAATCCAGTTCATATGATTTTTTTATTAGCAGTACCAGAGGAGGAAGCTTCAAATGCACATTTGAAGCTATTAGCAGCACTATCAAGAAAATTAATGGACGAAAGTTTTAGACAGGAACTTTTAACAATTGATAGTGAAGAAAAGCTGATTGAGTTACTAGAAACAATATTTACAAATTAG
- a CDS encoding PTS fructose transporter subunit IIC: protein MKLLAVTSCPTGIAHTYMAAEALQKAAKEMGVSIKVQTVGSIGVENEITNDDIREAHAVIIAADTKVDKSKFQELPMIEASVQDAIKDAKNLIERAMKLEKKDFVDKVYELKQEQKKKRKGAYQHLMTGVSYMIPFVVAGGILIALSFAFGIEAFKNQGTLPAALMQIGGGSAFALMVPILSGYIAYSIADRPGLVPGMVGGLLASQIGAGFLGGIIAGFLAGYIILFLKNSIKLPKTLEGLMPVLILPLLSSLIVGLVMIYIIGKPAAALNSSLSNWLQNLQQGSAIILGLILGLMMAFDMGGPINKAAYTFAVGTLGTGEPSAVMAAVMAAGMTPPLGIALATFIARNKFTKEEREAGKAAFFLGISFITEGAIPFAAADPLRIIPSIMIGSAVTGALSMLFKVTLAVPHGGIFVLPIPNAVSRLGLYTLAIIIGTVVTAILVTTLKQKRE from the coding sequence ATGAAATTATTAGCTGTTACATCATGTCCTACAGGTATAGCCCATACATACATGGCTGCTGAGGCATTACAAAAAGCAGCTAAAGAAATGGGAGTATCCATAAAGGTTCAAACTGTAGGTTCTATTGGAGTTGAGAATGAAATAACAAATGATGACATTAGAGAAGCACATGCAGTAATAATTGCAGCAGACACAAAGGTTGATAAAAGTAAATTTCAAGAATTACCAATGATTGAGGCATCTGTTCAAGATGCAATTAAGGATGCTAAAAATTTGATTGAAAGAGCTATGAAGCTTGAGAAGAAGGATTTTGTAGACAAAGTTTATGAATTAAAACAAGAGCAAAAGAAAAAAAGAAAAGGTGCTTATCAGCATTTGATGACTGGCGTGTCTTATATGATACCTTTTGTTGTTGCCGGGGGTATTCTAATAGCATTATCTTTTGCTTTTGGTATTGAAGCATTTAAAAATCAAGGGACTTTGCCAGCTGCTCTTATGCAAATTGGTGGGGGTTCAGCTTTTGCATTGATGGTACCTATTCTTTCAGGTTACATAGCATATTCAATAGCTGATAGACCAGGTTTGGTACCAGGTATGGTAGGTGGTTTATTAGCATCTCAAATTGGAGCAGGATTTTTAGGAGGAATTATAGCAGGTTTCTTAGCAGGTTATATTATCTTATTTCTTAAAAACTCAATTAAACTTCCAAAGACATTAGAAGGACTTATGCCAGTGCTTATATTGCCTTTACTATCATCATTGATAGTAGGACTTGTAATGATATATATAATTGGAAAACCAGCAGCAGCTCTTAACTCTAGTCTTAGTAATTGGCTTCAAAACTTGCAACAGGGTAGTGCAATTATATTAGGGTTAATATTAGGGTTAATGATGGCATTTGATATGGGAGGCCCAATAAATAAAGCCGCATATACATTTGCAGTTGGAACTCTAGGAACAGGTGAACCTTCAGCAGTAATGGCTGCAGTAATGGCTGCAGGTATGACACCACCTTTAGGAATAGCTCTTGCTACTTTTATTGCTAGAAATAAATTTACTAAAGAAGAAAGAGAAGCAGGTAAAGCAGCATTTTTCTTAGGAATATCCTTTATTACTGAAGGAGCTATCCCTTTTGCAGCAGCAGACCCATTGAGAATAATACCTTCTATAATGATAGGTTCAGCAGTTACAGGTGCATTATCAATGTTATTTAAAGTGACATTAGCAGTTCCTCATGGTGGAATATTTGTACTTCCAATTCCTAATGCAGTTAGTAGATTAGGGTTATATACATTAGCCATTATAATAGGAACAGTGGTTACTGCAATTTTAGTAACTACATTAAAACAAAAGAGAGAATAG
- a CDS encoding sigma 54-interacting transcriptional regulator, with protein MQDIISISQNKCKQCYSCVRNCPAKAVQIESGQAKIIYSRCINCGKCIKSCPQEAKIVIDSKGKTLSILRENDTVIACIAPSFIVSFHKYNYKKIVGALKEVGFSEVWEVAVGAEYIIKAISHHIKDKENNLFLSSPCPAFISLIEKHYPEMIKYLLPFVSPMIATGKIIKKLHKNKNIKIVFIGPCVAKKCEALEPQFNGIIDSVLTFDELKDIFAIKGINIENAKEMDFDSIYCNEGKLFPLSGGLLANFKSLYNLEESECVVIDNDNDCIELINAIKAGKFKSKFVDVLMCRGCIDGPKIDSSLNYYERVNKIYEYIKDSIKKTKKLNIELDFIRYYRNKRSILPYPTENEIQRILNMTNKFTREDELNCGACGYSTCRDKAIAVLQGIAEVDMCLPYLISKKTKLVEQLSETLKETENLKDELEAVIESSYDGFVVTDGKGRILKTNSAWRKMVGYETKKEESVKDIESKNIIFPSATLLVLKEKRRISFIQHSHNGKEYLATATPIFDSNSSIKMVVTNIRDIDELNRLRDQIEETRKLQKYYKETKSRTYNKEYHNENIVANSIEFGEVLSLASSVAKVDSTVLILGESGVGKEIVANFIHNLSTRKDKPFIKINCGAIPYNLIESELFGYETGAFTGAKKKGKPGLIELAHEGTLFLDEIGEIPLNLQVKLLRVIQERKIMRIGGIREKYVDVRIIAATNRDLYSMVQKGEFRADLYYRLNVVPIEIPPLRKRKTDILPLCYHFLEIFNSKYRCSKRLSKTVERILEDYNWPGNVRELENLIERVVVTTPSEVIDVKDLPMFLLENTSDYCKKVDIEGIIPLKEAVELVEKKLIEKAYRKYKSTYEMAKVLGVNQSTVVRKIQKYIKSNALEHD; from the coding sequence ATGCAGGATATTATTAGTATAAGTCAAAATAAGTGTAAACAATGCTATTCTTGTGTTCGGAATTGTCCTGCCAAGGCTGTACAAATAGAAAGTGGACAGGCTAAAATAATTTATTCAAGATGTATTAATTGTGGTAAGTGTATTAAAAGTTGTCCTCAAGAAGCAAAAATAGTTATTGATAGTAAAGGGAAAACGCTTAGTATATTAAGAGAAAATGATACAGTTATAGCCTGCATAGCTCCTTCATTTATAGTAAGTTTTCATAAATATAATTATAAAAAGATAGTTGGTGCTTTAAAGGAAGTCGGTTTTTCAGAAGTATGGGAAGTTGCAGTAGGTGCTGAGTATATTATTAAAGCTATCAGTCATCATATTAAAGATAAAGAAAACAATCTTTTTTTAAGCTCTCCTTGCCCTGCATTTATATCTTTAATAGAAAAGCATTATCCAGAAATGATAAAGTATCTTTTGCCATTTGTATCACCTATGATTGCTACAGGAAAGATTATTAAAAAGCTACATAAAAACAAAAATATTAAGATAGTCTTTATTGGGCCTTGTGTAGCAAAAAAGTGCGAAGCGTTAGAACCACAATTTAATGGAATTATAGATAGTGTACTTACGTTTGATGAGTTAAAAGATATTTTTGCAATTAAAGGTATTAATATTGAGAATGCCAAAGAAATGGATTTTGATAGTATATATTGCAATGAAGGGAAACTATTTCCTTTATCAGGAGGGCTATTGGCAAATTTTAAGTCTTTATATAATTTGGAAGAAAGTGAATGTGTAGTTATAGACAATGATAATGATTGTATTGAATTAATAAATGCTATTAAAGCTGGTAAATTTAAAAGTAAGTTTGTTGATGTTTTAATGTGTAGAGGATGTATAGATGGGCCTAAGATTGATAGTAGTTTAAACTATTATGAAAGAGTTAATAAGATTTATGAATATATAAAAGATAGTATCAAGAAAACGAAAAAACTAAATATAGAATTAGATTTTATAAGATATTATAGGAATAAAAGAAGTATATTACCTTATCCTACAGAAAATGAAATACAGAGAATATTAAATATGACTAATAAATTTACTAGAGAAGATGAATTAAATTGTGGTGCATGTGGATATAGTACATGTAGAGATAAAGCAATAGCTGTATTGCAAGGAATTGCAGAAGTAGATATGTGTTTACCATATCTTATTTCTAAAAAGACTAAATTAGTTGAACAATTGTCTGAAACATTAAAGGAGACAGAAAACTTAAAAGATGAATTAGAAGCAGTTATTGAGTCATCATATGATGGTTTTGTAGTTACAGATGGAAAGGGTAGAATATTGAAAACAAATTCAGCGTGGAGAAAAATGGTAGGTTATGAAACTAAAAAAGAAGAATCTGTTAAAGATATAGAAAGTAAAAATATTATATTTCCTTCAGCAACTTTATTAGTATTGAAAGAAAAAAGAAGAATATCTTTTATTCAGCACTCTCATAATGGGAAAGAGTACTTGGCAACAGCTACACCTATATTTGATAGTAATTCTTCGATAAAAATGGTAGTAACTAATATAAGAGATATAGATGAATTAAATAGATTAAGAGATCAAATAGAAGAAACTAGGAAGCTGCAAAAATATTATAAAGAGACTAAAAGTAGAACATATAACAAAGAATATCACAATGAAAATATTGTAGCTAACAGTATTGAATTTGGAGAAGTATTAAGTTTAGCAAGTAGTGTAGCAAAAGTTGATTCTACAGTTTTGATTTTAGGAGAGTCAGGTGTAGGAAAAGAGATTGTTGCAAATTTTATACATAATTTAAGTACAAGAAAGGATAAGCCTTTTATTAAAATTAATTGTGGTGCTATACCATACAATTTAATTGAATCTGAGTTGTTTGGATATGAAACAGGTGCTTTTACAGGAGCAAAAAAGAAAGGAAAACCAGGACTTATAGAGCTTGCACATGAAGGAACGCTATTTTTAGATGAAATAGGAGAGATTCCTTTAAATTTACAGGTTAAATTATTAAGAGTCATACAAGAAAGAAAGATTATGAGAATAGGAGGAATAAGAGAAAAGTATGTAGATGTAAGAATAATAGCAGCTACAAATAGAGATTTATATAGTATGGTGCAAAAAGGAGAGTTTAGAGCTGATTTATACTATAGATTGAATGTAGTTCCTATAGAAATACCTCCACTTAGAAAAAGAAAAACTGATATTCTTCCACTATGTTATCATTTTTTAGAGATATTTAATTCTAAATATAGATGCAGTAAAAGATTATCTAAAACTGTTGAAAGAATTCTTGAAGATTATAATTGGCCTGGGAATGTACGTGAGTTGGAAAATTTAATTGAAAGAGTAGTAGTTACTACACCAAGTGAAGTCATAGATGTTAAAGATTTACCTATGTTTTTATTAGAAAATACTAGTGATTATTGTAAGAAAGTAGATATAGAAGGGATAATACCTTTGAAGGAAGCTGTTGAATTAGTTGAAAAGAAATTGATTGAAAAAGCATATAGAAAATATAAATCTACTTATGAGATGGCAAAAGTATTAGGTGTTAATCAGTCAACGGTTGTAAGAAAGATACAGAAATATATAAAGAGTAATGCTTTAGAGCATGATTAA